The following are from one region of the Vulgatibacter sp. genome:
- a CDS encoding RlmE family RNA methyltransferase — protein MSKPYDPRDRFYKKAKQEGLRARSAFKIEEIAQRAQLFRRGMAVLDLGAAPGGWLQIISRQIGPEGVVVGIDLQPIKGMGPNVRTAVLDIYAPDLRERLRELHDGSYDVVTSDMAPKTTGVKTTDEARSLDLAEHALHLCAELLKPGGSFVAKVFEGGGFEGYLRQVRAAFSKVKLVRPEATRGRSFEIFVVAQGHRPAPPASTP, from the coding sequence GTGTCCAAGCCCTACGATCCGCGCGACCGCTTCTACAAGAAGGCCAAGCAGGAAGGTCTCCGCGCGCGCTCCGCCTTCAAGATCGAGGAGATCGCCCAGCGCGCGCAGCTCTTCCGCCGCGGCATGGCGGTCCTCGACCTGGGCGCCGCCCCAGGCGGCTGGCTGCAGATCATCTCCCGGCAGATCGGGCCCGAAGGGGTCGTGGTGGGGATCGATCTCCAGCCGATCAAGGGCATGGGGCCCAACGTCCGCACCGCGGTGCTGGACATCTACGCCCCCGATCTGCGGGAGAGGCTCCGGGAGCTCCACGACGGCAGCTATGACGTGGTCACGTCCGACATGGCCCCCAAGACCACCGGGGTGAAGACGACCGACGAGGCCCGCTCACTCGATCTGGCGGAGCACGCGCTCCACCTCTGCGCCGAGCTCCTCAAGCCTGGTGGCTCCTTCGTCGCCAAGGTCTTCGAGGGCGGTGGATTCGAGGGCTATCTCCGGCAGGTGCGGGCCGCCTTCTCGAAGGTCAAGCTGGTGCGCCCCGAAGCGACCCGCGGTCGTTCCTTCGAGATCTTCGTGGTGGCGCAGGGGCATCGACCGGCGCCGCCCGCTTCGACGCCCTGA
- a CDS encoding DUF6600 domain-containing protein, with translation MARRSLSLALAGTLAALLVAPMGAAAQEAETDQLPPYAAEEWEAAQDAGYGDPVAQAQQIPPPPEGISRAEAVPYSERDRGDVQFDDFYQGLADHGTWVETPEYGYVFIPDRQSQVQDWRPYVYGRWIWTDYGWTWVSEEPFGWATYHYGRWTMLPSFGWAWVPGYTWGPAWVAWRYGDAAIGWAPLYPGYVAWTASYPVYTSHWVYIGPTYFYSHPVHVHHYAYHRSSYYHRHTHWASNWHGHGHGGRSRGSGYVYAGPPRTYVERHSRTRVQTTALTNAQRPTARGIDLPGGKAPRQMSVYRPELSKSNLAAQRTAGRVRVPENVRAPKGVGSGLVAPQQVNRGRLANERATAPGQIRTPRAGAVDRQGAPQLGNGAQRAVPRSGAAPQAVERRGGNRIESPRVQQQNVPTPRAAPAPRAPQVQRSAPSRVVPQRNLPAPRQQVTPRNVPSPQRLAPRGNTPSVQPQRVNPPRVSAPRSVAPRGSNSKSSPPPAVKTPPSKVAPRSSAPRIAPRATAPRSAPSAPRPSGNVRRGN, from the coding sequence ATGGCTCGTCGCTCCCTATCGCTCGCGTTGGCGGGCACCCTTGCCGCCTTGCTGGTCGCCCCCATGGGCGCCGCTGCGCAGGAGGCGGAGACCGATCAGCTCCCCCCCTATGCAGCCGAGGAGTGGGAAGCAGCGCAGGACGCCGGCTACGGCGACCCCGTCGCGCAGGCCCAGCAGATCCCGCCGCCGCCCGAAGGCATCTCCCGCGCCGAAGCGGTTCCCTACTCAGAGCGCGATCGCGGGGACGTGCAGTTCGACGATTTCTACCAGGGGCTCGCCGACCACGGCACCTGGGTCGAGACCCCCGAGTACGGCTACGTCTTCATCCCCGACCGGCAGTCGCAGGTGCAGGATTGGCGGCCGTACGTCTACGGCCGCTGGATCTGGACCGACTACGGCTGGACCTGGGTCTCCGAGGAGCCGTTCGGCTGGGCCACCTACCACTATGGCCGCTGGACGATGCTGCCTTCGTTCGGCTGGGCCTGGGTCCCCGGTTATACCTGGGGTCCTGCGTGGGTCGCCTGGCGCTACGGTGACGCGGCCATCGGCTGGGCGCCGCTCTATCCCGGCTACGTCGCCTGGACCGCGAGCTATCCCGTCTACACCAGCCACTGGGTCTACATCGGGCCGACCTATTTCTACTCGCATCCGGTGCACGTCCACCACTACGCCTACCACCGTTCGAGCTACTACCACCGGCACACCCACTGGGCCTCGAACTGGCATGGCCACGGGCACGGCGGCCGCAGCCGCGGCAGCGGCTACGTCTACGCCGGTCCGCCTCGGACCTACGTGGAGCGCCATTCGCGGACGAGGGTCCAGACCACCGCGCTCACCAACGCCCAGCGTCCGACGGCCCGCGGTATCGACCTGCCCGGCGGCAAGGCGCCGCGCCAGATGTCGGTCTACCGGCCCGAGCTGAGCAAGAGCAACCTCGCGGCCCAGCGGACCGCCGGGCGGGTCCGGGTGCCGGAGAACGTGCGTGCACCGAAGGGTGTCGGCTCGGGCCTCGTCGCCCCGCAGCAGGTCAACCGCGGCAGGCTCGCCAACGAGAGGGCCACGGCCCCCGGCCAGATCCGCACCCCACGCGCCGGCGCTGTGGACCGCCAGGGCGCACCGCAGCTCGGCAACGGGGCGCAGCGCGCCGTACCCCGGAGCGGTGCAGCACCGCAGGCGGTGGAACGCAGGGGCGGCAATCGCATCGAGTCGCCGCGGGTCCAGCAGCAGAACGTCCCGACGCCGCGCGCTGCCCCGGCCCCCCGGGCCCCGCAGGTGCAGCGGTCGGCGCCCAGCCGCGTGGTTCCCCAGCGGAACCTCCCGGCGCCGCGCCAGCAGGTGACCCCGCGCAACGTGCCCAGCCCCCAGCGTCTGGCGCCCCGGGGCAATACGCCGAGCGTGCAGCCCCAGCGGGTCAATCCCCCGCGGGTTTCCGCACCCCGGTCGGTGGCGCCGCGCGGCAGCAATTCGAAATCTTCGCCGCCCCCGGCAGTGAAGACCCCGCCTTCGAAGGTTGCCCCGCGGTCCTCGGCGCCGCGGATCGCACCTCGCGCCACCGCCCCCCGCTCCGCCCCCTCGGCCCCCCGGCCGTCCGGGAACGTCCGGCGCGGCAACTGA
- a CDS encoding MFS transporter has translation MRHGKSPLAVLFFTVFLDLLGFGLVIPLLPFFAQELGASGFEVGVVMTAYSAMQFLFSPFWGRLSDRIGRRPVLLVSITGNVLAMLLFAFSTNLVVFFLARAFAGMANANIGTAQAYIADVTPPEKRAQGMGLLGAAFGLGFVLGPAVGGILATLGLAAPALAAAALSALNLGLAFFLLPESLPAEARAAAAARRGSRLETFRGALGHPVLPLLFLLFFLATVGFAQLETTFALYTEKRFGYGTREAGLLFAWIGVVLALVQGGLLRPLRKRLDEPSILLAGTVLLTCGLLLIAGARSLAQLVLACTVLAVGNGLQSPALSGLVSRNAGAHEQGRVLGVNQSVGSLARIVGPLLGGVAYDLGGAAPVLAVGGVELAFLPWSTPFLSAAVLLAGAAIIALRIFLRRERLEPAPER, from the coding sequence ATGCGGCACGGAAAATCGCCCCTGGCCGTACTCTTCTTCACCGTCTTTCTCGACCTCCTCGGCTTCGGCCTCGTGATTCCCCTGCTCCCCTTCTTCGCGCAGGAGCTCGGGGCCAGCGGCTTCGAGGTCGGCGTGGTGATGACGGCGTACTCGGCGATGCAATTTCTCTTCTCGCCGTTCTGGGGCCGCCTCTCCGATCGGATCGGGCGCAGGCCGGTGCTGCTGGTGAGCATCACCGGCAACGTGTTGGCGATGCTCCTCTTCGCCTTCTCCACCAACCTGGTGGTCTTCTTCCTCGCCAGGGCTTTCGCCGGCATGGCGAACGCCAACATCGGCACGGCGCAGGCCTACATCGCCGACGTCACGCCACCGGAGAAGCGGGCGCAGGGCATGGGCCTGCTCGGCGCAGCCTTCGGCCTCGGCTTCGTCCTCGGGCCTGCGGTGGGCGGCATCCTCGCCACCCTCGGACTGGCGGCGCCGGCGCTGGCGGCAGCGGCCCTCTCGGCCCTCAACCTCGGCCTCGCCTTCTTCCTCCTCCCGGAATCGCTGCCGGCGGAGGCCCGGGCAGCTGCCGCTGCCCGCCGCGGCTCCCGTCTCGAGACGTTCCGCGGGGCGCTCGGCCACCCCGTGCTGCCGCTGCTCTTTCTCCTCTTCTTCCTCGCGACGGTGGGCTTCGCACAGCTGGAGACCACCTTCGCCCTCTACACGGAGAAGCGCTTCGGCTACGGCACCAGGGAGGCGGGCCTGCTCTTCGCCTGGATCGGCGTGGTGCTGGCGCTGGTGCAGGGCGGCCTGCTGCGGCCGCTGCGCAAGCGGCTCGACGAGCCCTCGATCCTGCTGGCGGGCACGGTGTTGCTCACCTGCGGCCTGCTCCTCATCGCCGGCGCAAGGAGCCTGGCGCAGCTAGTGCTTGCCTGCACCGTGCTCGCCGTCGGCAACGGGCTGCAGAGCCCGGCGCTCTCCGGCCTCGTCTCCCGAAATGCCGGCGCCCACGAGCAGGGGCGCGTCCTCGGCGTGAACCAGAGCGTGGGCAGCCTGGCGCGGATCGTCGGCCCTCTCCTCGGCGGCGTCGCCTACGATCTGGGTGGCGCGGCGCCGGTGCTTGCGGTGGGCGGGGTGGAGCTCGCCTTCCTGCCCTGGAGCACGCCCTTCCTCAGCGCGGCGGTGCTCCTCGCCGGGGCGGCGATCATCGCCTTGCGGATCTTCCTCCGTCGCGAGCGCCTCGAACCGGCGCCGGAGCGCTGA
- the cyoE gene encoding heme o synthase translates to MRVVAAAESTTNSAELVRDLVALTKPRITTMVLVTTAGGLGLAPGELSWQKHLLTILATGLVVSAASTLNNYLERDTDALMNRTRRRPLAAGRLAPQVALAFGLLLAALSIPALTFFVHPLPGLLAFIAFVSYVWLYTPMKRMSTDALLVGAVPGAMPPLIGWTAVTGALDLPGLVLFSILFVWQLPHFLAIALYCAEDYGRGGHKVFPLVRGEAATKRWTVIWSVAQLAVSLLLLPLGVAGWFYGVAAALSGSAYLAFAIYGLGRDLGRNWSRRLMLGSILYLCVIFFALAIDSWL, encoded by the coding sequence GTGAGGGTCGTTGCCGCTGCGGAGAGCACGACGAACAGCGCCGAGCTGGTGCGCGACCTCGTCGCGCTGACCAAGCCGCGGATCACCACCATGGTGCTGGTGACCACCGCCGGCGGCCTCGGCCTCGCTCCGGGCGAGCTGTCCTGGCAGAAGCACCTGCTCACCATCCTCGCCACCGGCCTGGTGGTCAGCGCCGCCAGCACGCTCAACAACTATCTGGAGCGCGACACCGACGCGTTGATGAACCGCACCAGGCGGCGGCCCCTCGCTGCAGGGCGTCTCGCGCCGCAGGTGGCGCTCGCCTTCGGCCTCCTCCTCGCGGCCCTCTCGATCCCGGCCTTGACCTTCTTCGTCCATCCGCTGCCCGGGCTCCTCGCCTTCATCGCCTTCGTGAGCTACGTGTGGCTCTACACGCCGATGAAGCGGATGAGCACCGACGCGCTCCTCGTCGGCGCGGTGCCCGGGGCGATGCCCCCGCTCATCGGCTGGACGGCGGTGACCGGCGCCCTCGACCTGCCCGGCCTCGTCCTCTTCTCCATCCTCTTCGTCTGGCAGCTGCCGCACTTCCTCGCCATCGCGCTCTATTGCGCCGAGGACTATGGCAGGGGCGGCCACAAGGTCTTCCCGCTGGTGCGCGGCGAAGCGGCGACGAAGCGCTGGACGGTGATCTGGTCGGTGGCGCAGCTCGCGGTCTCGCTGCTCCTCCTGCCGCTCGGCGTCGCGGGCTGGTTCTATGGCGTCGCCGCGGCCCTCTCCGGCAGCGCCTACCTCGCCTTCGCCATCTACGGCCTCGGACGGGATCTCGGCAGGAACTGGTCGCGCCGACTGATGCTCGGCTCGATCCTCTACCTCTGCGTGATCTTCTTCGCGCTCGCCATCGACTCCTGGCTGTGA
- a CDS encoding SCO family protein, with protein MRGLRTAAGLVLASALIAVPIAWFLLPEPPPLPSLYPMPAFSLTSEQGRPFGAADVQGKVVVANFIFTSCPTVCPLLTAHMAKIQERFAAEDRVHLLSFSVDPKNDTPAKLQGFAAQYRQDPARWTFLTGELAAVETAIEKGFKIHMDGAGDPEATAFDIVHGEHFVLVDAKGTIRGYYQPSHEELERLAGDVERLLAEP; from the coding sequence GTGAGAGGGCTCCGTACCGCAGCAGGCCTCGTCCTCGCCTCGGCGCTGATCGCGGTGCCGATCGCGTGGTTCCTCCTGCCGGAGCCGCCGCCGCTTCCGTCGCTCTACCCGATGCCGGCCTTCTCGCTCACCAGCGAGCAGGGCAGGCCCTTCGGCGCTGCGGACGTGCAGGGCAAGGTGGTGGTGGCCAATTTCATCTTCACCTCCTGCCCGACGGTCTGCCCGCTCCTCACCGCCCACATGGCGAAGATCCAGGAGCGGTTCGCAGCGGAGGACCGGGTCCACCTGCTCAGCTTCTCGGTGGATCCGAAGAACGACACGCCGGCGAAGCTCCAGGGCTTCGCCGCGCAATACCGGCAGGATCCCGCGCGCTGGACCTTCCTCACCGGCGAGCTCGCCGCGGTGGAGACGGCGATCGAGAAGGGCTTCAAGATCCACATGGACGGCGCGGGCGATCCGGAGGCGACGGCCTTCGACATCGTCCACGGCGAGCACTTCGTCCTCGTGGATGCGAAGGGCACGATCCGCGGTTATTACCAGCCGTCCCACGAGGAGCTCGAGCGCCTCGCCGGCGACGTCGAGCGGCTCCTCGCGGAGCCTTGA
- a CDS encoding DUF420 domain-containing protein has product MPIAAYLPILNAILNASAALLLVLGFVAIKRGQRERHKRFMLGAFGASTLFLASYLTRFALTGTTRFPVEGGWKWFYLAILFSHMFLAIGLLPMVMRTLWLPWKGRYEQHRRIARWTFPVWVYVSVTGVVVYFMLYHLPGML; this is encoded by the coding sequence ATGCCCATCGCTGCCTACCTGCCGATCCTCAACGCGATCCTCAACGCCAGCGCGGCGCTGCTCCTCGTCCTCGGCTTCGTCGCCATCAAGCGGGGGCAGCGGGAGCGCCACAAGCGCTTCATGCTCGGCGCCTTCGGCGCGTCGACCCTCTTCCTCGCCTCCTACCTCACCCGGTTCGCGCTCACGGGCACCACGCGCTTTCCGGTCGAGGGCGGCTGGAAGTGGTTCTACCTGGCAATCCTCTTCAGCCACATGTTCCTCGCCATCGGCCTCCTGCCGATGGTGATGCGGACGCTCTGGCTGCCGTGGAAGGGGCGCTACGAGCAGCACCGGCGCATCGCCCGCTGGACCTTCCCGGTCTGGGTCTACGTCTCGGTGACCGGCGTGGTGGTCTATTTCATGCTCTACCACCTGCCGGGAATGCTCTGA